The following are from one region of the Chromobacterium phragmitis genome:
- a CDS encoding ABC transporter ATP-binding protein — translation MPDTHALKVRDLAYHAAGRPLLQDICLDLPAGRVSALLGPNGAGKTTLLRLLAGLAAPSRGAARLAGQCVSRMDARRRARLIAWVPQHLPADIPLTAGEFVALGRMPHQGAFARPSPADKTATQEALAIVEMEAHAAKRLDALSGGERQRVAIARALAQQAPVILLDEPTNHLDLRHQHRLQLLLRELAAQGKTVVQVLHDLALAAEYADQAALLNAGRLEAAGNAREVLTPERLLAVYRWPVRLAHPPRQARAA, via the coding sequence ATGCCTGACACCCACGCCCTGAAAGTCCGCGACCTGGCCTATCACGCCGCCGGCCGCCCATTGCTGCAAGACATCTGCCTGGACCTGCCTGCCGGCCGCGTCAGCGCGCTGCTGGGCCCCAACGGCGCCGGCAAGACCACGCTGCTGCGGCTATTGGCCGGCTTGGCCGCGCCCAGCCGCGGCGCCGCGCGCCTGGCCGGCCAATGCGTGAGCCGGATGGACGCGCGCCGGCGCGCGCGCCTCATCGCCTGGGTGCCGCAGCACCTGCCAGCCGACATCCCGCTGACGGCCGGCGAATTCGTCGCGTTGGGGCGCATGCCCCACCAAGGCGCGTTTGCCCGGCCTTCTCCCGCGGACAAGACGGCAACCCAGGAGGCGCTGGCCATCGTGGAAATGGAGGCCCACGCCGCCAAACGGCTGGACGCGCTGTCCGGCGGCGAGCGCCAGCGGGTGGCCATCGCCCGCGCGCTGGCGCAGCAAGCGCCGGTCATCCTGCTCGACGAGCCGACCAACCACCTGGATTTGCGCCACCAGCACAGGCTGCAACTACTGCTGCGCGAGCTTGCGGCGCAAGGCAAAACGGTGGTGCAGGTGCTGCACGACCTGGCGCTGGCGGCAGAATACGCGGATCAGGCCGCGCTGCTGAACGCCGGCCGGCTGGAAGCGGCCGGCAACGCGCGGGAGGTGCTGACGCCGGAGCGGCTGCTGGCGGTGTACCGCTGGCCGGTTCGCCTGGCACATCCCCCAAGACAAGCCCGCGCAGCCTGA
- a CDS encoding hypoxanthine-guanine phosphoribosyltransferase, whose translation MPNISEARGLINSADVLFSAEEVSAAVDRMAVEITEKLGEEYPLVLSVMGGAVVFTGQLLPRLAFPLDFDYVHVSRYGDKTHGGELVWKQAPKEDVRDRVVLVLDDILDEGHTMAAIRDKVMGMGAKAFYSGVFANKLISKEKPMHADFVGLDVPDRYVFGYGMDVRGAWRNLPAIYALK comes from the coding sequence ATGCCTAATATTTCCGAAGCCCGCGGCCTGATCAACAGCGCCGACGTGCTGTTCAGCGCGGAGGAAGTCAGCGCCGCCGTAGACCGCATGGCGGTGGAAATCACCGAAAAACTGGGCGAGGAATACCCGCTGGTGCTGTCCGTGATGGGCGGCGCGGTGGTGTTCACCGGCCAGTTGCTGCCGCGCTTGGCCTTCCCGCTGGACTTCGACTATGTCCACGTTTCCCGCTACGGCGACAAGACCCATGGCGGCGAGCTGGTGTGGAAGCAGGCGCCGAAAGAGGATGTGCGCGACCGCGTGGTGCTGGTGCTGGACGACATCCTGGACGAAGGCCACACCATGGCAGCCATCCGCGACAAGGTGATGGGCATGGGCGCCAAGGCCTTCTACAGCGGCGTGTTCGCCAACAAGCTGATCAGCAAGGAAAAGCCGATGCATGCGGACTTCGTCGGCCTGGACGTGCCGGACCGCTACGTGTTCGGCTACGGCATGGACGTGCGCGGCGCCTGGCGCAACCTGCCTGCCATCTACGCGCTGAAGTAA
- the galU gene encoding UTP--glucose-1-phosphate uridylyltransferase GalU, whose product MKKITKAVFPVAGLGTRFLPATKASPKEMLPVVDKPLIQYAVEEAIAAGITELIFITGRNKRSIEDHFDKAYELETELEYKNKQKLLQLVQEIIPPNVSCIYIRQTEALGLGHAVLCARPVVGDEPFAVILADDLIEGAPGAMEQMVRLFDETHASILGVETVAPEETGSYGIVQVAKNAKGHQSVEHIVEKPRPEEAPSNLAVVGRYILTPRVFDKLVNTGAGAGGEIQLTDGIAALMKDEPVLALPFKGTRYDCGSKLGYLKATVNYGLKHHEVAEDFAAFLRELKLG is encoded by the coding sequence ATGAAGAAAATCACCAAGGCGGTATTTCCCGTAGCGGGTCTCGGCACCCGTTTCCTGCCGGCCACCAAGGCCAGCCCCAAGGAAATGCTGCCCGTCGTCGACAAGCCGTTGATCCAGTACGCGGTGGAGGAGGCGATCGCCGCCGGCATCACGGAACTGATCTTCATCACCGGCCGCAACAAGCGCTCCATCGAAGACCATTTCGACAAGGCTTACGAGCTGGAGACGGAGCTCGAATACAAGAACAAGCAGAAGCTGCTGCAACTGGTGCAAGAGATCATTCCGCCCAATGTCAGCTGCATCTACATCCGCCAGACCGAGGCGCTCGGCCTGGGCCACGCGGTGTTGTGCGCGCGGCCGGTGGTCGGCGACGAGCCGTTCGCGGTGATCCTGGCCGATGACCTGATCGAGGGCGCGCCGGGGGCGATGGAGCAGATGGTGCGGTTGTTCGACGAAACCCATGCCTCCATCCTGGGCGTGGAGACCGTGGCGCCGGAAGAGACCGGCTCTTACGGCATCGTCCAGGTGGCGAAGAACGCCAAGGGACACCAGAGCGTGGAGCACATCGTCGAGAAGCCGCGACCGGAGGAGGCGCCATCGAATCTGGCGGTGGTCGGCCGCTATATCCTGACGCCGCGCGTGTTCGACAAGCTGGTGAATACCGGCGCCGGCGCCGGCGGCGAGATCCAGCTGACCGACGGCATCGCCGCGTTGATGAAGGACGAGCCGGTGCTGGCGCTGCCGTTCAAGGGCACCCGTTACGATTGCGGCTCCAAGCTGGGTTACCTGAAGGCTACCGTCAACTATGGTTTGAAGCACCACGAGGTGGCGGAGGATTTCGCCGCCTTCCTGCGCGAGCTGAAGCTCGGCTGA
- a CDS encoding tetratricopeptide repeat protein has product MAKSAIGRADFDAGNRHAAAGDWRGAIESFDLCLARNPKDWQALANRANAWLRLDDTARALDDYLAAAALNPESANLKSNLAVLLKELGELELACKLLEEALASEPGHVDAWSNLGVVRQHQLRYQDAIACFLKAIELDGLTPARCNNLGNVCTSALLLDDAIAVLRGGLEMAPDDANLQFSLSIALLLAGRYAEAWPLYEARWRCILAPRHVGPLWTGTPLEGRTLLLWAEQGLGDSLQMARFLPRIRAEHRDARILLACPETFHRLFAQFDGIELMPSDASPAYDCQLPLMSLPGLLGATLDTLPTETYLRKPDFEATALPSMSGRPRVGVVWESGRWGVGIADAWRQHKSVPPALFAELCRMPGMDFFALQPGALPAALQGLVAQPRIGDFADTAALAAQMDLVICVDTAILHLAGAMGRPTWALLRAESAPFFLADAATAPWYPSVRLWRQPAPGDWETVVRDVARQLAAQQTF; this is encoded by the coding sequence ATGGCGAAAAGCGCGATAGGCAGGGCGGATTTCGACGCAGGCAACCGACACGCGGCGGCCGGCGATTGGCGGGGCGCCATCGAGTCTTTCGATTTGTGCCTGGCGCGCAATCCCAAGGATTGGCAAGCGCTGGCCAACCGCGCCAATGCCTGGCTGCGCCTGGATGATACCGCGCGCGCGCTGGACGACTACCTGGCGGCAGCGGCTTTGAATCCGGAATCGGCCAATCTCAAGAGCAATCTGGCGGTATTGCTGAAGGAGCTGGGCGAACTGGAGCTGGCTTGCAAGTTGCTGGAAGAGGCGCTGGCGTCGGAACCCGGCCATGTCGATGCCTGGAGCAATCTGGGCGTGGTGCGCCAGCATCAACTGCGCTACCAGGACGCCATCGCCTGTTTTCTGAAGGCGATCGAGCTGGATGGCTTGACGCCGGCGCGCTGCAACAACCTGGGCAATGTCTGCACCAGCGCTTTGTTGCTGGACGACGCCATCGCCGTGCTCCGGGGAGGCCTGGAGATGGCGCCGGATGACGCCAACCTTCAATTCAGTTTGTCCATCGCGCTATTGCTCGCCGGTCGTTACGCAGAGGCGTGGCCGCTGTACGAGGCGCGCTGGCGCTGCATCCTCGCGCCGCGGCATGTCGGGCCGCTCTGGACGGGGACGCCGCTGGAGGGCCGGACGCTGCTGCTTTGGGCTGAACAAGGATTGGGCGACAGCCTGCAGATGGCGCGCTTTCTGCCGCGCATCCGCGCTGAGCATCGGGACGCGCGCATTCTGTTGGCGTGTCCCGAGACTTTCCATCGATTATTCGCGCAGTTTGATGGCATCGAACTGATGCCGTCGGACGCTTCGCCGGCTTATGATTGCCAATTGCCTTTGATGTCGCTGCCAGGCTTGCTAGGCGCGACGCTGGATACTCTGCCGACTGAAACCTATCTGCGGAAGCCAGATTTCGAGGCGACGGCGTTGCCAAGCATGAGCGGCCGTCCTCGGGTGGGCGTGGTGTGGGAAAGCGGCCGCTGGGGCGTAGGCATCGCCGATGCCTGGCGCCAGCATAAGTCGGTGCCGCCGGCTTTGTTCGCCGAGCTGTGCCGGATGCCCGGCATGGATTTCTTCGCCTTGCAGCCGGGCGCGTTGCCTGCGGCGTTGCAAGGGCTGGTGGCGCAGCCAAGAATAGGCGATTTCGCCGATACCGCCGCGCTGGCGGCGCAGATGGACCTAGTGATTTGCGTGGACACCGCCATCCTGCATCTGGCCGGCGCGATGGGCCGACCGACCTGGGCTTTGTTGCGAGCGGAGAGCGCGCCCTTTTTTCTGGCCGATGCCGCCACGGCGCCCTGGTATCCGTCGGTGAGACTATGGCGCCAGCCGGCACCTGGGGACTGGGAAACGGTTGTGCGGGACGTGGCTCGGCAGCTGGCGGCGCAACAGACATTTTGA
- the ligA gene encoding NAD-dependent DNA ligase LigA: MTAYETRAAELRELLNRYGHEYYVLDAPTVPDAEYDRLFRELQALEEGYPALVVADSPTRRVGGAPLAEFDSVVHAVPMLSLSNAFSDMQLADPAERHAELIQFDERVRKGLDAAEVEYATEPKFDGLAISLVYEHGVLARAATRGDGVAGEQVTENVRTIRAIPLKLDGANPPALLEVRGEVLMLKRDFERLNADQIERGDKTFANPRNAAAGSLRQLDSRITAQRRLSFFAYAIAQVAGADWPDTHGGEMAWLKQLGFPVVEESLRPVVKGVAGLSAYYEDVMSRRAGLPFEIDGVVYKVNRRDLQDALGFVSRAPRWAIAHKFPAEEALTVVEAIEEQVGRTGAITPVARLQPVFVGGVTVTNATLHNEDEVRRKDVRVGDTVIVRRAGDVIPEVVSVVLERRPMRPAEGGDLFSAGEAPQYPAYRLPTACPVCGSHVMREEGEAIARCSGGLSCRAQRSQAIQHFAGRRMMDIDGLGERYIDKLVEYGYVKSVADLYRLKLEDLLEMKRRADEDEGVTPETVKAGKVASKWAENLIEAIDASRTPPLARLLFALGIRHVGESTAKTLADWLGSMALIRRCPAALFAALPDIGGVVADSLADFFAEDNNEKALDALLAEVKPADEHAPSPKLRERLDDGALLARLGIPRLTEVRSQQLAAQRGLAWLAQSERRALLALELPAEVVNALADWLDAPGRREAVGRLAGLRDGILAGLPEAAEAAALPLDGKTLVLTGTLPTLSRDQAKALIEAAGGKVSGSVSKKTHYVVAGEEAGSKLAKAQELGVAILDEAGLRALLGG; encoded by the coding sequence ATGACCGCATATGAAACGCGCGCAGCCGAACTGCGCGAGTTGTTGAACCGCTACGGCCACGAGTACTACGTGCTGGACGCGCCGACGGTGCCCGACGCCGAATACGACCGCTTGTTCCGCGAACTTCAGGCGCTGGAAGAGGGCTATCCGGCGTTGGTCGTCGCCGATTCGCCGACCCGCCGCGTCGGCGGCGCGCCTTTGGCCGAGTTCGACAGCGTCGTGCACGCGGTGCCGATGCTGTCCTTGTCCAACGCCTTTTCCGACATGCAGCTGGCCGATCCGGCCGAGCGCCACGCCGAGCTGATCCAGTTCGACGAGAGGGTGCGCAAGGGACTGGACGCGGCGGAGGTGGAATACGCGACCGAGCCCAAGTTCGACGGTCTGGCCATTTCGCTGGTGTATGAGCATGGCGTCCTGGCTCGCGCCGCCACCCGCGGCGACGGCGTGGCCGGCGAGCAGGTGACCGAGAACGTGCGCACCATACGCGCCATTCCGCTGAAGCTGGACGGCGCGAATCCGCCGGCGCTGCTGGAGGTGCGCGGCGAGGTGCTGATGCTGAAGCGCGATTTCGAGCGCCTGAACGCGGATCAGATCGAACGCGGCGACAAGACTTTCGCCAACCCGCGCAATGCCGCCGCCGGCAGCCTGCGCCAGCTGGATTCGCGCATTACCGCGCAGCGCCGTTTGTCCTTCTTTGCCTACGCCATCGCCCAGGTGGCGGGCGCGGACTGGCCGGACACCCATGGCGGCGAAATGGCCTGGCTGAAACAGCTGGGCTTCCCGGTGGTGGAGGAAAGCCTGCGGCCCGTGGTCAAGGGCGTGGCGGGCTTGTCCGCATATTACGAAGACGTGATGTCGCGCCGCGCCGGCCTGCCGTTTGAGATAGACGGCGTGGTGTACAAGGTGAACCGGCGCGATTTGCAAGATGCCTTGGGCTTCGTCTCGCGCGCGCCGCGCTGGGCCATCGCCCATAAATTCCCGGCCGAAGAGGCGCTGACCGTGGTCGAGGCCATCGAGGAGCAGGTAGGCCGCACCGGCGCCATCACGCCGGTGGCGCGGCTGCAGCCGGTCTTCGTCGGCGGCGTCACCGTCACCAACGCCACCCTGCACAACGAGGACGAGGTGCGGCGCAAGGATGTGCGCGTCGGCGACACCGTGATCGTGCGCCGCGCCGGCGACGTGATCCCCGAAGTGGTGTCTGTGGTGTTGGAGCGCCGGCCGATGCGGCCGGCTGAAGGCGGCGACCTGTTCAGCGCCGGAGAGGCGCCGCAATATCCGGCCTATAGGCTGCCGACGGCCTGCCCGGTGTGCGGCAGCCACGTGATGCGAGAAGAAGGCGAAGCCATCGCCCGCTGCTCCGGCGGCCTGTCTTGCCGCGCCCAGCGCAGCCAGGCGATCCAGCACTTCGCCGGCCGCCGCATGATGGACATCGACGGCCTGGGCGAGCGCTATATCGACAAGCTGGTCGAGTACGGCTACGTCAAGAGCGTGGCCGATCTGTACCGGCTGAAGCTGGAAGACCTGCTGGAGATGAAGCGCCGCGCCGACGAGGACGAGGGCGTCACGCCGGAGACGGTCAAGGCCGGCAAGGTGGCCAGCAAATGGGCGGAAAACCTGATCGAGGCGATAGACGCCAGCCGGACGCCGCCCTTGGCGCGGCTGTTGTTCGCGCTGGGCATCCGCCACGTCGGCGAATCCACCGCCAAGACGCTGGCCGACTGGCTAGGTAGCATGGCGCTGATCCGCCGCTGTCCGGCGGCGCTGTTCGCCGCGCTGCCGGACATTGGCGGCGTGGTGGCGGACTCGCTGGCCGACTTTTTCGCCGAGGACAATAACGAGAAAGCGCTGGACGCCTTGCTGGCCGAGGTGAAGCCTGCCGACGAGCATGCGCCGTCGCCCAAGCTGCGCGAGCGCCTGGACGATGGCGCGCTGTTGGCGCGGCTGGGCATCCCCCGGCTGACCGAGGTGCGCAGCCAGCAGCTGGCGGCGCAGCGCGGCCTGGCCTGGCTGGCGCAGAGCGAGCGCCGCGCGCTGCTGGCGCTGGAGCTGCCGGCGGAGGTGGTCAACGCGCTGGCCGATTGGCTGGACGCGCCCGGCCGGCGCGAGGCCGTGGGCCGCTTGGCCGGCCTGCGCGACGGGATACTGGCCGGCCTGCCGGAGGCGGCGGAGGCCGCCGCGCTGCCGCTGGACGGCAAGACGCTGGTGTTGACCGGCACGCTGCCGACCTTGAGCCGCGATCAGGCCAAAGCTTTGATCGAGGCCGCCGGCGGCAAGGTATCCGGCAGCGTGTCGAAGAAAACCCATTATGTGGTGGCGGGCGAGGAGGCGGGAAGCAAGCTCGCCAAGGCCCAGGAGCTGGGCGTCGCCATTTTGGACGAAGCCGGGCTGCGGGCCTTGCTGGGCGGCTGA
- a CDS encoding cell division protein ZipA C-terminal FtsZ-binding domain-containing protein has protein sequence MSELQIGVLILGGGVIALVVGFNMFQEWRFRKRTQQAFARGHDDVLLDVPKNNVRDGVRADRMEPVLVDAELEPEDDGPVFEPQLPDDPPYAREAAAQFRQEPAASRLDVPVMDEEDEAELAMDSADHQALVVAMLDPSLDFIAEVVFHEPHELAAMPRFNVGKRTQLIGRTERGLWKVAEALPGTRYKQINVSMQMVDRSGAVTEQELAVFCQQVSRFAEDHDAAVSFPQRQQKLVAARELDRFCADVDVLIGINVVPKSSIEGARLRSFVEAAGLQLEPDGAFHYLADSGNTLYSLVAADQMPFTFHTLLDKSFPALTLLFDVPRVAGGVEVFDRAVYFARHLAQEFDAQLVDDNRRVLSETGLARIRDQLLHIYGSMDDRGIAPGSVAALRLFA, from the coding sequence ATGAGCGAATTGCAGATTGGTGTTTTGATATTGGGCGGCGGCGTGATCGCCCTGGTGGTTGGTTTCAACATGTTCCAGGAGTGGCGTTTCCGCAAGCGGACGCAGCAGGCGTTTGCGCGCGGACACGATGACGTGTTGCTGGATGTTCCCAAGAACAATGTGCGCGATGGCGTGCGCGCCGATCGGATGGAGCCGGTGCTGGTGGACGCCGAGTTGGAGCCGGAGGACGACGGCCCGGTGTTCGAGCCGCAATTGCCAGACGATCCCCCGTATGCGCGCGAAGCGGCTGCGCAGTTTCGGCAGGAGCCGGCTGCGTCTCGACTCGATGTGCCGGTCATGGATGAAGAAGACGAGGCCGAGCTGGCGATGGACTCCGCCGATCACCAGGCGCTGGTGGTGGCGATGCTGGATCCGTCGCTGGACTTCATCGCCGAGGTGGTGTTTCACGAGCCGCACGAGTTGGCGGCGATGCCGCGCTTCAACGTAGGCAAGCGCACGCAGCTGATAGGCCGCACCGAGCGGGGCCTGTGGAAGGTGGCGGAGGCGCTGCCCGGCACCCGCTACAAGCAGATCAACGTCAGCATGCAGATGGTTGACCGCTCCGGCGCGGTGACCGAGCAGGAGCTGGCTGTTTTCTGTCAGCAGGTATCGCGTTTCGCCGAGGACCACGACGCGGCGGTCAGCTTTCCGCAGCGCCAGCAGAAGCTGGTGGCGGCGCGCGAGCTGGACCGTTTTTGCGCCGATGTCGACGTGCTGATCGGCATCAATGTCGTGCCCAAGTCGTCGATTGAGGGCGCGCGGCTGCGCAGTTTCGTCGAGGCGGCCGGCCTGCAGCTGGAGCCGGACGGCGCTTTCCATTATCTGGCCGATTCCGGCAATACCCTTTATTCGCTGGTGGCGGCGGACCAGATGCCGTTCACCTTCCATACGCTGCTGGACAAGAGCTTCCCGGCGTTGACGCTGCTGTTCGACGTGCCGCGCGTGGCCGGCGGCGTGGAGGTGTTCGACCGCGCCGTGTATTTCGCCCGTCATCTGGCGCAGGAGTTCGATGCCCAACTGGTGGACGACAACCGCCGGGTGCTGAGCGAAACCGGCCTGGCCCGCATCCGCGACCAGTTGCTGCACATTTACGGCAGCATGGATGACCGCGGCATCGCGCCGGGCAGCGTCGCGGCCTTGCGCCTGTTCGCCTGA
- a CDS encoding MarR family winged helix-turn-helix transcriptional regulator — translation MKKSDQASFLPVVRELSRTYQAFEQFASFNIRRLGLTPPQFDVVTTLGNSQGMNCKELSDHTLITKGTLTGVLDRLEDKGIVTRSMQPNDRRSVFVALTPYGQQLFNDAFPAHLDYMHNAFQQFGEQDLSGFCNELGRLRASFSQALEQQESTPA, via the coding sequence ATGAAAAAATCCGATCAAGCCAGTTTCCTGCCTGTCGTACGCGAACTATCGCGCACCTATCAGGCCTTTGAACAGTTCGCCAGCTTCAATATCCGCCGGCTGGGACTGACACCGCCGCAGTTCGACGTCGTCACCACACTCGGCAATAGCCAGGGCATGAACTGCAAGGAGCTGTCCGATCACACGCTGATCACCAAGGGTACGCTGACCGGCGTGCTCGACCGTCTGGAAGACAAAGGCATCGTCACCCGCAGCATGCAACCCAACGACCGCCGCAGCGTCTTCGTCGCTTTGACTCCTTACGGCCAGCAATTGTTCAATGACGCCTTCCCGGCGCATCTGGATTACATGCACAACGCCTTCCAGCAATTCGGCGAACAAGACCTCTCCGGCTTCTGCAACGAGCTCGGCCGCCTGCGCGCCAGCTTCAGCCAGGCGCTGGAACAGCAGGAAAGCACGCCGGCCTGA
- a CDS encoding TonB family protein: protein MLSASTPRLRWAVLLSIAIHGSILAVLLAVGGEAPLRDANLGAMTLVLPPPGLASRQVAEGPAHHAPSMARGAQAIEAQAKPTAKAGAGWAASDENKQAGRLADAEHRRGIAAAVGAAGANGPEMAARALAGRGEAARSGVAEASGGSEALYAPAYLNNPQPAYPERSRQLGEEGTVLLKVRVSADGRALAVSIARSSGYRRLDRSAAETVSNWRFVPAKRNGDVVESDLTVPVRFAGSGH, encoded by the coding sequence TTGCTGAGCGCAAGCACGCCGCGGCTGCGTTGGGCCGTGCTGTTGTCTATCGCCATTCACGGTTCGATTCTGGCGGTCTTGCTGGCGGTAGGCGGCGAGGCTCCGCTACGGGATGCGAATCTTGGCGCGATGACCCTGGTTTTGCCGCCGCCAGGCTTGGCGTCGCGTCAGGTCGCGGAGGGACCGGCGCATCACGCGCCTTCGATGGCGCGTGGGGCTCAGGCGATTGAGGCGCAAGCCAAGCCAACCGCCAAGGCCGGAGCAGGATGGGCGGCATCTGACGAGAACAAGCAGGCGGGGAGGCTGGCAGACGCTGAGCATCGGAGGGGCATTGCTGCCGCGGTTGGCGCCGCGGGGGCAAATGGCCCAGAGATGGCGGCGCGCGCGCTGGCGGGGCGCGGGGAGGCTGCGCGCTCAGGCGTGGCTGAAGCGTCCGGGGGCAGCGAGGCGCTGTATGCGCCGGCATATTTGAATAACCCGCAACCCGCCTATCCGGAGCGCTCAAGGCAACTGGGAGAAGAGGGCACTGTGTTGTTGAAGGTCAGGGTGAGCGCGGATGGGCGCGCGCTGGCGGTATCCATCGCGCGAAGCAGCGGCTATCGCCGCTTGGACAGGTCGGCGGCGGAGACCGTGTCAAACTGGAGATTTGTGCCCGCGAAGCGCAACGGCGATGTTGTGGAGTCGGATCTGACCGTGCCGGTGCGCTTTGCGGGGAGCGGACATTAG
- a CDS encoding MFS transporter, protein MTVSIKRWEPENVIFWLSRGRGIARRNLWLSIFSLHLNFNIWMMWSMVVVNLPAVGFLISGQQQFLLVSIPPLVGALTRLAYSLVWSWVGGGLWMGLSTLLLLLPAWGVGRVVQDISSPFWLLLLVAGLCGLGGGASTSHLSNTSFFFPKSEKGLAMGLNAGLGNLGVSVAQLLIPLCILYPLFGRWAGEPQVWGRGGEVHFVWLQNAAYIWLPLIVVAALACLLYAHDLPKLRITPRDQLDAMRDRHTWYICLLYMGSYGTFLGFAAAFPLLARAMFPLVDASPYLFVGPMVCALARPLGGWMGDRVGGGIATVAANLLMALGTIGVYLSLPSAGSGGSFAWFLAMFQLIFFAAGIGNGSSYQLSPKVFLILAGREAREHGASLQAAYQRGGRRGASAMNVSSVMAAFGGFVIPKAFGSALDVFGSFLPAFGLFFLFYLMCCAVAWWQYSRPGAAMRC, encoded by the coding sequence ATGACTGTTAGCATCAAGCGTTGGGAGCCGGAAAACGTCATTTTTTGGCTCAGCCGCGGCCGCGGCATTGCCCGACGCAATCTGTGGCTGTCCATCTTCTCGCTGCACCTGAACTTCAACATCTGGATGATGTGGAGCATGGTGGTGGTCAACCTGCCGGCGGTGGGATTCCTGATTTCCGGCCAGCAGCAATTCCTGCTGGTGTCCATTCCCCCGCTGGTCGGGGCCTTGACTCGGCTGGCGTATTCCCTGGTCTGGAGTTGGGTAGGCGGCGGATTGTGGATGGGGCTGTCCACTTTGCTGCTATTGCTGCCGGCCTGGGGCGTGGGCCGGGTGGTTCAGGATATTTCTTCGCCATTCTGGTTGTTGCTGCTGGTGGCGGGCCTGTGCGGCTTGGGCGGCGGCGCCAGCACGTCCCATTTGTCCAATACCAGTTTTTTCTTTCCCAAGTCCGAAAAGGGTCTGGCGATGGGGTTGAACGCCGGCCTGGGCAATCTGGGCGTGTCGGTGGCGCAGTTGTTGATTCCTCTCTGCATACTCTATCCCTTGTTCGGCAGGTGGGCCGGCGAGCCCCAGGTTTGGGGGCGAGGGGGCGAAGTGCATTTCGTCTGGTTGCAGAATGCGGCCTATATCTGGCTGCCGCTGATCGTCGTGGCCGCGCTGGCCTGTCTGCTGTACGCGCACGATTTGCCTAAGCTCCGCATTACGCCGCGAGACCAGTTGGATGCGATGCGTGATAGGCACACTTGGTATATCTGCCTGCTGTACATGGGCAGTTACGGCACTTTTCTTGGTTTTGCCGCCGCCTTTCCCTTGTTGGCCCGAGCCATGTTCCCGCTGGTGGATGCCAGCCCCTACCTGTTCGTCGGCCCGATGGTGTGCGCGTTGGCACGGCCGTTGGGCGGCTGGATGGGCGACCGGGTTGGGGGCGGAATCGCCACGGTCGCTGCCAACTTGTTGATGGCGCTGGGAACCATTGGGGTTTACCTGAGCCTGCCATCGGCGGGCAGCGGCGGTTCGTTCGCTTGGTTTCTGGCGATGTTCCAGCTGATTTTTTTCGCGGCTGGGATCGGGAACGGCTCGTCTTACCAATTGTCCCCCAAGGTTTTTCTGATTCTGGCGGGCAGAGAGGCGCGCGAGCATGGCGCCAGTTTGCAGGCCGCCTATCAGCGAGGCGGTCGGCGAGGCGCGTCGGCAATGAATGTCAGCTCGGTGATGGCTGCTTTCGGCGGTTTCGTCATTCCCAAGGCTTTTGGCTCCGCGTTGGATGTGTTTGGCAGCTTTTTGCCGGCGTTCGGTCTGTTCTTCCTGTTTTATCTGATGTGCTGCGCCGTGGCGTGGTGGCAATACAGCCGTCCGGGGGCGGCGATGCGTTGCTGA